In Actinotignum schaalii, the sequence ACTTCTTGCCCGAGCAAGAGACGAAGCAGGCCGGCCTCGCGATCAGGATCTCCCCCCGTTGAACCGATAACGGGAAAACATGATTCTTCTGCCAAACGGGCTTCAATCGCGCTTGCGGCAGCGGCGAAAAATGGATTGGCGACGTCGAGAACTAGGACTCCGACCAATTTGGAATCGACTTTACGTAGGCGGCGCCCAGCTTCGGAGGGGATGAAACCGAGTTTCTCAATAGCTGCTTCGACTTTTTTGCGTGTGTGGTCGGAAACCCGTTCCGGATGATTGAGAACGTTGGAGGCAGTTCCTAATGACACCCCGGCTAATTGTGACACCTCGCGGATACTGGGACGTCGAGTCACGTGTCCTCCTCGGAATTGGAACGGTAATATTAGCCATCCTAGGCGAGTTTCTATACGGGCGGCGCCTTCCACATCACCACGAAACACTTACATGAAAAAGACCTCGCCGCGGCACAACCGCACCTGTGCCAGAGCCGATGTAGTAGCGAAGCCCGCAGCGAACGGGCCCACCCGTTCCCGCCAAAAATCGTGTCGTAGCCGCCCGGTAAACTGATGGCATGAGCGACAACGGAGCCCCCACTCGGCAAGAACCCCGCAGCCGTGCCACCCGCGCGTCCCTGACGGCAGCACTTCTGGTGCTTGTACTTGGCGTGGCCGGAGGGCTCTGGTGGTGGTTCAATGGGCGAACTTCCTCAACCCCGGCAGCTGGCCCTTCGGCTACCGCAACGGCATCGGCTGAGGCGGGCGGAGCGGCAGGTGCGGCGTCGTCGCCTAGTACCGCGGCGGAAAATAGCCCGGCGCCGGTGCCCGGCCCCACGGATAAAGAAATGCGCAACGGCACGTACATACTTCCGGATGTGTGTTATACCAAACGTAACCCGCCCGCGCCCGTGACCGTGGCGCACGGGAAGATTCTTCCGGATCGCGAAACGGGGATGCAGCCGGGAACCATCTATCTCACCGAACCGCTGGTGCTTGAAGGCGTGGAATATCGCGCGGTTGCCATGTCCTGCGGGGTGGGGGACCCGACCATCGGAGCCATCGGGATTTACGACGCGAACCTCAAGCTTGTTTCTGCCATCGGGAACCGCACCCACGATGCTGGCGAGAACATCCGCGGCACCCACATCGCCCAAGATCACGACGGCCTGTGGTCCTTCAACGTGAGTTCCATGGAATTTGAGGCCGGCCAGGCGCGCATCACGTACACGTCCTATACGCCCGTCGGTGGCGTAACACGGGCAATGGAACGCGTGTATCCGCCACATTCCACCACCGTGAATTTCGTGTGGAATGGTTCCGAATTCGTACAGACCGGGGAGGTGTCCTTCCAGTTCGAGGGCGGGCATTCCGTGACGGCACCCACCGAAGAACGCGCGCAGGCCGACCGGCAAGTCCTCGCCGCGGCAGGCTCAGAATGGGAGGAGCTGCTGCCCGAACTCACCAGCGATCCGCGCCTCGCGGATGAAGAACGGCGCACCGCCTCCGCCGCCGCGCACCCGGTTTTTCGTGGATGTAACGCGCGCGAACCGCTGAGCACCACCGTGAGCGGCGGGCACGTGAAAGACACCGGCGGGTACCTGAGAGAAACCGACCGCTTCAGTGGAAAAGTGCTCGGCGAAGGCGATATCGAACCGCGCCCCACTGACATCCTCTGCGTCTTTTCCGCGGACAACCCGGCCGTTGAAAATGGCGTAGCGGACTACACCTACTATCTTGTGTACGACGGCGCAGCTACCGGCACCCCGCCCCTCATCAACGTAGGAGTGCGCCCCTAGACGCGCGGAGCTCCGGGATTCGCCGGAGGAGTGCGGTCGTATCCGTGGCGGCGGGCTTCGCAGCGGCAGGCTTCGCGGTAGGTCTAGTGGCGGGTTGCCACGATCTCCGCTGGCCAATCGGCCAGCTCTAGGCGTTGCCCGAAAGCCACGCCACCCGGCTCCAGCAGCGCAGCGTGCTCGGAGCTAAGCTCCACCGGATCAAAACCAATCGCATCAATAAAAGCGGCCACCCGGGAACGCGCGGCGGCGTCGCTCCCCGCAACGGCCACCGTGCGCCGCCCCGGCGCTCCATGCGGGCGGGCCTCCGCGCTCAACTCCGTATACCCCGCATGATTGAGACTCTTGACAATGGCCAGCTCCGGATAACGCGCTTGCAGCGCGGCGGTGGTGTTCCGGGCGGGCGTGGTGTTGGTATCTGAAGCGCCGTTAGCCGAGGCGTTGTCCTTAGGCGTGCCATCAGTCGCCTCCCAAGCATTCGTGGCATCAACAACAATGCCGCGCACCTCGCTCAAATCAATCGAAGCGAGCGCGGGCTGCGGCAGCGCCAGAATAAGAATATCCGCGGTGCGGGCCAGTTCCTCGAAAGGCACCAGGCGAGCGGTCGGCAGCAAGGTCGGCAAGGTGAGATCGTAGAGTGGATTGCCCGGACGCACGCTCACCGCCAGCGGGAAACCCGCTTCCGCGGCCAAGCGCCCGATAGCAGTGCCGAGCTTGCCCGCGCCCAGCAGGCCAATCAGGTCGCGGTCATTTTGCGCAGTGGTGTTCATGAAGAAAGAACGGAAAGCTCGCGGCGAAGTATTCCCGCGGGCAGCGCGGCCCGGTCGAAAGCCGGCAGCGGGGCACACCCCAGACCGTCCGAAAATGAATCGCATTATATCCACGTGAGCGTAGCCTGACCTTCCTATCTTTTCCACAAAACCCGAATAACAATAGGAATAGCAACGCAGCTAACGGAGGGAGTTGTCGTGGAGAAGTGTTCTATTGAAGCATATGAATTTAAGCATAGCGACATGTGTCGCGTAGATGCCAGTGATACCGCCCCGGGTATACCGGGGGTGCTAGGTGCCGAGGCTATGAACCGGCTGCGGGCCGGGGTGCTCGGCGCGAATGACGGTATCGTCTCCGTGGCCGCGGTGGTCATTGCCATGGGTGGCGCGCGGGCCTCAAGCGCCGCGATTTTGCTGGCCGGGCTCGCCGCACTCATCGGCGGAGCGGTATCCATGGCGCTGGGCGAATACATTTCCGTCTCCTCGCAGCGCGACGCGGAACTCGATGCGCTGCGGCGCCGGACCGCGGGTACAAGCCAGGCTGCCGGTACAAGCGGAACGGTCGGAACGTGTGGGATCGCCGGTACAGGCCAGTCCCCCGAAGCGCTTGGAACTCCACCCGCCGAGCGTGACATCGTCTCCCCCTTCGGCGCGGCCTTCTCCTCCTTCTTTTCCTTCCTCGCCGGCGGCGCGGTTCCCTTCGCCGCCAGCTTGCTCGCACCGCTCGGAGCCATCGCCCCGATCTGCTTCGTGGTCACCGTGGCCGCGCTGGCGCTCACCGGCTGGATCGCCGCCTGGATCGGCCAGGTCCCACCGCTGCGCCCGACCATCCGCACCGCGGTGGGTGGCACGCTCGGCCTCGCCCTCACTTTCGGCATCGGAGCACTCTTCGGTCAAGTAGTGTAGAGTTCAATCAGTGGGTGGCTTGGGCTCGGTCTGTGGCTAAGCTCAGACCAGCGGCTTGCGCCACTGGTTAGTCGCGTGCCACCGGCCCCGCGTGTTCCGGGCACTAGTGCGCCCCGGTACCTCACGCCCCCGACCCACCGGCTCTCACCCGGCCCTCGAAAGGACCTGATATGACCTACACCTTCGGAATCGATACTTTTGGCGATGTCACCGCCGACGCATCCGGCACCAAGCTCAGCCACGCCCAGGTGGTGCGCAATGTGGTGGCGGAAGCGGTGCGCGCCGAAGAGGTCGGCGTCGACATCTTCAATATCGGCGAACATCATCGCGACGATTACGCGATCCCCGCCCCCGATGTGGTCCTCGCCGCGATTGCCGCGCGCACCCAGCGCATCCGCCTCTCCTCCGCCGTCACCGTCCTCAGCTCGGACGATCCTGTCCGGGTGGTCGAACGTTTCGCCACCGTGGACGCCCTCTCCAACGGCCGCGCCGAACTCATGGTGGGCCGCGGCTCTTTCACCGAATCGTTCCCGCTATACGGCTACGACCTGGCCGATTACGAAGATCTCTTCAACGAAAAACTCTCCCTGCTCACCGAACTCCTCGCACGCAACGGCCAACCCGTCACCTGGCAAGGTGGCCCGCACACGCAGGAGCTGAGCGCCGTGACTCTCTACCCGCCGCTCGAACACGGCCCGCTGCCCACCTGGGTCGCCGTGGGCGGCAGCCCGGAATCGGTGGTGCGCGCCGCGCATTACAAACTGCCGCTCATGCTCGCCATTATTGGCGGCCCCGCCTCGCGTTTTGTTCCGTTCACGGATCTGTACCGGCGCGCCTGGGAGCAGTTCGGGAACGACGGCGCAGCTGAGGTCGGCTACCACTCCTACGGTTATGTTGCTCGCACCGATGAGGAAGCCGTGGCTGACTTCTTCGACTTTTACGTGGAAACGAATTCCCGGCTCGGGCGGGAGCGCGGCTGGCGCCCGCCGTCGCGGGAGGCATACCTCTACGAGGTGAAGAACGGGGCGCTGGCGGTGGGTTCACCGGAAACGGTGGCCCGCAAAATCGCCACCGGCATGCGCGAACTGGGTGCCACCCGCTACGACCTCAAGGTCTCCTACGGCTCGCAGCCCCACGAGCAGAACCTTTCCTCCATCGAGCTCTTCGGCACCGAGGTGATCCCGCGGGTCAAGGAGCTGCTGGCCGGCGAATAGCGGGCGCGCGGAGTGGCTGACTCGCAGCACTTGCGAACATAAAGCAGATATAAAAGAGCGCGGCCCGGGCTGTTCTATGCCCGAGCCGCGCTCGCTACTGCTGTGTTAGTTCTACTTCTCCGCGATATCTTCGACGATATCCTTGGCCTGGTCAGCGGCGTGCTGCGCGGCTTCCTTGGCCTTATCCGCAACATCCTCCGCCGCATCCTTGGCTTCGTGGGCGCCTTCCTTGACGGCATCCTCAGCCCGGGCGCCAGCACGCTTGGCCTTATCGGCCACGTCGCCAGCTGCGCTTGCGGCGTCGTTCACAACATCTTCCGCAGTTTCCGCAACCTCATCGGCACCGGCCTGCACGGAATCTTTCGCATCTTCCGCGGGAGCCTTCACGCCGTCCACATCCTCCCAGTAGGCCTCCGCCCAGGGATCCTCCGTGGGCTGCGAGCGCTTCCACAGGTAGTAGACCGCAACCCCGAGGCCGCCAACCAGCGCGATGGTGCCGAAAACCCGGCCCTTCCCGCGGGACTTCTTCACCGGTTCGGGAGTCTGAATCTCACGCGAAGCCACCCGCGCGATCTTCTGACCGCGTTCAGCCACGGTACCCTCACCCTTGGCTGCCTCCGCCGCGGCATGCAGGGCACGCTGGGCGCGCGGGAGGTAATCATTGCGGACGTTCTCCACGAACTCCGACGCATTATCGCGGGCCTGCTCCACGTAAGGCTTGGCCTTCTCCGCAAGATCGTTGCCCACAGCCTTCGCCTGTTCTACGTAGGGCTTCGCCTTTTCGGCCAGCTCCTGGGCGCGTGGTGCCGCCCATTCGTAACCCTGATTGGCGTAATCGCTCAGGCGTTCGCCGGCCTGCTTCGCGTAATCCTGGAAATCAGACGCGGCGCTCTTCGCCTTGTGCTCCCACTTCTTCTGATTCCGCTTGCCCTTGAGCTGCGCTTTCTTTGCGGTGCGTTCGGCCTGGCCGCGCAGGTCATCGATCT encodes:
- a CDS encoding NADPH-dependent F420 reductase; amino-acid sequence: MNTTAQNDRDLIGLLGAGKLGTAIGRLAAEAGFPLAVSVRPGNPLYDLTLPTLLPTARLVPFEELARTADILILALPQPALASIDLSEVRGIVVDATNAWEATDGTPKDNASANGASDTNTTPARNTTAALQARYPELAIVKSLNHAGYTELSAEARPHGAPGRRTVAVAGSDAAARSRVAAFIDAIGFDPVELSSEHAALLEPGGVAFGQRLELADWPAEIVATRH
- a CDS encoding VIT1/CCC1 transporter family protein → MCRVDASDTAPGIPGVLGAEAMNRLRAGVLGANDGIVSVAAVVIAMGGARASSAAILLAGLAALIGGAVSMALGEYISVSSQRDAELDALRRRTAGTSQAAGTSGTVGTCGIAGTGQSPEALGTPPAERDIVSPFGAAFSSFFSFLAGGAVPFAASLLAPLGAIAPICFVVTVAALALTGWIAAWIGQVPPLRPTIRTAVGGTLGLALTFGIGALFGQVV
- a CDS encoding Atu2307/SP_0267 family LLM class monooxygenase; the protein is MTYTFGIDTFGDVTADASGTKLSHAQVVRNVVAEAVRAEEVGVDIFNIGEHHRDDYAIPAPDVVLAAIAARTQRIRLSSAVTVLSSDDPVRVVERFATVDALSNGRAELMVGRGSFTESFPLYGYDLADYEDLFNEKLSLLTELLARNGQPVTWQGGPHTQELSAVTLYPPLEHGPLPTWVAVGGSPESVVRAAHYKLPLMLAIIGGPASRFVPFTDLYRRAWEQFGNDGAAEVGYHSYGYVARTDEEAVADFFDFYVETNSRLGRERGWRPPSREAYLYEVKNGALAVGSPETVARKIATGMRELGATRYDLKVSYGSQPHEQNLSSIELFGTEVIPRVKELLAGE